DNA from Kitasatospora herbaricolor:
CTGGGTTGCGGGTGGGCGGGGCGGACGCGGTCGGGCGGCGCCCGCCCCCGGCACGGCGGGCGTGCCGGGGGCGGTGCCGCCGTCCGGTCTGCGGTACGCGAGGGCCCGCTACGCCTGCCAGGCCTCGATGGGGTTGCCCAGCCACCGGGTGTCCGGCGGGACGGACTCGGCCCGCATCACCAGCGAGGCCGGCCCCAGGGTGCTCCGGGCCCCGACGGTACTGCCGGGCAGGACGATCCCGCCAGGGCCGAGCGTGGCGCCCTCGCGAAGGATCACAGTATCCATCCGCATGATCCGGTCGTGGAAGAGGTGGGTCTGGACGACGCAGCCGCGGTTGATCGTCACCCCGTCGCCCAGGGTGACCAGGTCCGCCTCCGGCAGCCAGTAGCTCTCGCACCACACGCCCCGGCCGACCCGGGCCCCCAGCCCGCGGAGCCAGAGGTTGAGCACCGGCGTGCCCGGCACCGCGCCGATCAGCCACGGCACCGCCAGCACCTCGACGAAGGTGTCGGCCAGCTCGTTGCGCCAGACGAAACCGCTCCAGAGCGGGTGCTCCACCGCGCGGAACCGGCCGACCAGCAGCCACTTCGCGGCGATCGACACCAGGCAGGCGACCGTGCCGGCGGCGATCAGCAGCACCCCGGAGAGCAGCGCGGCCAGCAGCACGGAGCCCGCCTCGGCCAGCCACGCCAGCCCGGCCAGGGTCAGCACGCCCAGCGCTGCGGAGGCCAGCACCGGCACCAGCCGGCAGACCTCGACCAGCCCGCGGGCCCAGAGCAGCCGGGCCGGCGGGTCGTAGGTGAGGCTCTGGTCGCCGGCATCCGCGGAGCGCGGCAGCCGCATCGGCGGCATGCCCAGGTAGGAGCTGCCCTTCTTGGCCTTCTTCGGGGTGGCGGACAGCACGCCCACCAGGCCCCGGTCCGGGACGGCCCGGCCGGGCGCGGTCATCCCGGAGTTGCCCAGGAAGGCCCGCTCGCCGATCTCGGCCTCGCCGAGCCGCAGCCAGCCGCCGCCCAGCTCGTACGGCGCGATCAGGGTGTCGTCGGCCAGGAAGGCGCCGTCACCGACGGTGGTCAGGCTGGGCAGCGCCAGCACCGTCGACACCTCGGCGCCGCTGCCGACCTTCATGCCCAGCGCACGCAGCCACAGCGGCGTGACCAGGCCCGCGTACAGCGGGAAGAGCGTCTCCCGGGCCAGGTCCATCAGCTGGCTGACCGTCCAGGCCTGCCAGCCGATCCGGCCGTGCAGCGGGTGGTGGCCCGGCCGCAGGCCCACGCTCAGCAGCCGGACGGCGGCCACCAGCAGCACCGCGTACGTCAGGCCGAAGGCCAGGGTGGCGGGCAGCACCGCGAGGAGCGCGCCGCGCAGGGCCTCGGCCAGGGTGTCGCCGGGCCGGACGAAGCCGCTGACCACGACGAGGGCGGCCAGCGAGGAGAGGACCGGGAGCAGGCTCAGCCCGAGGCCGCTGGCACCGTACGCGGCCGCCCAGCGGGCCCGGCGCCGCGGGCGCTGCTTGGGCCAGCTCCGGTCGGCCTTGCCGAGCTTCCTGGCGGGGGCGCCGCCCCAGCGCTGGCCGGTCGGCACCTGGCCGGTGACGCCCGAGCCGGGCGCGACCTCGGCCCGCTTGCCGACCCGGGAGCCGGGGAAGAGCGTGCTGCGGGTGCCGACCACGGCGCCCGAGCCGATCCGGACGGTGCCGACCTCCAGCCGGTCGCCGTCCAGCCAGTAGCCGGAGAGGTCGACCTCGGCCTCGACGGCGCAACCCCGGCCGAGCCGGAGCATGCCGGTGACCGGCGGCAGCGAGTGCAGGTCGGTCTCGGGGGCGATCCGGGCACCCAGCGCCCGGCCGTACCGGACCAGCCAGGCGCCGGACAGCGAGGTCGCCCCGCTCAGCTCGGCGAGCCGCTCGGCGGTCCACAGCCGCAGGTGGACGCTGCCCCCGCGCGGGTAGCTGCCGGGTCGCAGGCCCCGCAGCAGCAGCCGGGCGCCGCCGGCCGAGACGGCCAGCCGGCCGGGCGGGCTGAACAGCAGCAGCGCGCCCGCGCCGACCGCCCACCAGGAGGCGGTGGGCGCCCAGAGGTAGCCGCCGAACCAGGCGAGCACGTTGCCCAGCGCCAGCAGGGCGGTCGTCCAGCGCAGCCCGACCAGGGTGAGCAGCGGCAGCATCAGCAGCAGCTGGAGGATCTTGGCCCGGGCCGGCACCGGGGCGATCGTGCGGGTGGCGCCGTCGCCCTGGGCGGAGCGCTCCAGGTGGCGGGCCAGTTTGCGCAGAACGGGCTGCTGGTAGATGTCGAGGACGGCCGCCGAGGGGTAGCGGGTCCGCAGCAGTGTGGTGAGCTGCGCGGCCGCCAGGCTGGAGCCGCCGATCGCGAAGAAGTCGTCCTGGGCGCCGGTGACCTGCACGCCGAGGATCTCGCTCCACTGCTCCGCCAGCCAGGCCTCGGTGCCGTAGAGCTGCTCGGCGGGCCCGCCGGTCTCCAGGCCGGGCAGCGGCCAGGGCAGCGCCGCCCGGTCCACCTTGCCGGAGGTCCGGGTGGGCAGCGAGTCGACCGGGGCGAGCAGCGGCACCAGGGCGGCGGGCAGCTCGGCGCGCAGCCGCACGACGGCCGCGGCGTGGTCCCAGCCCTCCTGGGTGACCAGGTAGCCGACCAGCAGCTGGTTGCCGCCGCGGGCGGTCCGCACGGCGGCGGCGGCCCCGGCGACGCCCGGCAGGGCCTGCAGGGCGGCGTCCACCTCGCCCAGCTCGATCCGGCGCCCGCCGAGCTTGATCTGCTCGTCGGCGCGGCCGAGGAAGAGCAGGCCCTCGGGCTCGGCCTGGACGAGGTCGCCGCTGCGGTAGGCGCGCTCCCAGTCGAGCGACTTGAGCGGGGCGTACTTCTCGGCGTCCTTCTCGGGGTCGAGGTAGCGGGCCAGGCCGACGCCGCCGATCACCAGCTGTCCGGTGGCGCCCATCGGGACGGGGTCGCCGGCCTCGTCGACCACGGCCAGCTCCCAGCCGTCCAGCGGCAGGCCGATCCTGACCGGGCCCTCGCCGGTCATCAGGGACGCGCAGGCGACCACGGTGGCCTCGGTCGGGCCGTAGGTGTTCCACACCTCGCGGCCCTCGGTGACCAGCCGCTGGACCAGCTCGGGCGGGCAGGCCTCACCGCCGAAGATCAGCAGCCGGACCTCGATCAGCGCCTCGGCCGGCCAGAGCGCGGCCAGGGTCGGCACCGTGGAGACCACGGTGATCTCCTGCTCGGCGAGCCACGGGCCCAGGTCGGCGCCGCTGCGCACCTGGGAGCGCGGGACGGGGACCAGGCAGGCGCCGTGCCGCCAGGCCAGCCACATCTCCTCGCAGGAGGCGTCGAAGGCGACGGACA
Protein-coding regions in this window:
- a CDS encoding Pls/PosA family non-ribosomal peptide synthetase — its product is MTHSLTPRSLSTPGLSTSDLDLPGLDAAGLDAPGAGTPDLGGPDLKPLTVARLDLAPLELAPPEPVAAPEPPAAPEPVVPDPAPQNTAAPAAPAAPAAPVNASPVAPVPPVSDGLALFPGRPAPAPRTLVDLLDATVRTHPNEPALDDGRTALSYRALAAEVETLRKRLVAAGVGVGDRVGVRVPSGTNDLYVCILAVLAAGAAYVPVDAEDPDERAALVFGEAAVRAVLGAGRSITPTGTGTPSAEGAPAAPGRPGPGDDAWIIFTSGSTGRPKGVAVTHRNAAAFVDAEAALFLQDEPIGPGDRVMAGLSVAFDASCEEMWLAWRHGACLVPVPRSQVRSGADLGPWLAEQEITVVSTVPTLAALWPAEALIEVRLLIFGGEACPPELVQRLVTEGREVWNTYGPTEATVVACASLMTGEGPVRIGLPLDGWELAVVDEAGDPVPMGATGQLVIGGVGLARYLDPEKDAEKYAPLKSLDWERAYRSGDLVQAEPEGLLFLGRADEQIKLGGRRIELGEVDAALQALPGVAGAAAAVRTARGGNQLLVGYLVTQEGWDHAAAVVRLRAELPAALVPLLAPVDSLPTRTSGKVDRAALPWPLPGLETGGPAEQLYGTEAWLAEQWSEILGVQVTGAQDDFFAIGGSSLAAAQLTTLLRTRYPSAAVLDIYQQPVLRKLARHLERSAQGDGATRTIAPVPARAKILQLLLMLPLLTLVGLRWTTALLALGNVLAWFGGYLWAPTASWWAVGAGALLLFSPPGRLAVSAGGARLLLRGLRPGSYPRGGSVHLRLWTAERLAELSGATSLSGAWLVRYGRALGARIAPETDLHSLPPVTGMLRLGRGCAVEAEVDLSGYWLDGDRLEVGTVRIGSGAVVGTRSTLFPGSRVGKRAEVAPGSGVTGQVPTGQRWGGAPARKLGKADRSWPKQRPRRRARWAAAYGASGLGLSLLPVLSSLAALVVVSGFVRPGDTLAEALRGALLAVLPATLAFGLTYAVLLVAAVRLLSVGLRPGHHPLHGRIGWQAWTVSQLMDLARETLFPLYAGLVTPLWLRALGMKVGSGAEVSTVLALPSLTTVGDGAFLADDTLIAPYELGGGWLRLGEAEIGERAFLGNSGMTAPGRAVPDRGLVGVLSATPKKAKKGSSYLGMPPMRLPRSADAGDQSLTYDPPARLLWARGLVEVCRLVPVLASAALGVLTLAGLAWLAEAGSVLLAALLSGVLLIAAGTVACLVSIAAKWLLVGRFRAVEHPLWSGFVWRNELADTFVEVLAVPWLIGAVPGTPVLNLWLRGLGARVGRGVWCESYWLPEADLVTLGDGVTINRGCVVQTHLFHDRIMRMDTVILREGATLGPGGIVLPGSTVGARSTLGPASLVMRAESVPPDTRWLGNPIEAWQA